A window of Tursiops truncatus isolate mTurTru1 chromosome 8, mTurTru1.mat.Y, whole genome shotgun sequence contains these coding sequences:
- the TMEM258 gene encoding dolichyl-diphosphooligosaccharide--protein glycosyltransferase subunit TMEM258, with product MELEAMSRYTSPVNPAVFPHLTVVLLAIGMFFTAWFFVYEVTSTKYTRDIYKELLISLVASLFMGFGVLFLLLWVGIYV from the exons ATG GAGCTTGAGGCCATGAGCAGATACACCAGTCCAGTGAACCCGGCTGTCTTTCCGCATCTGACTGTGGTGCTGTTGGCCATTGGCATGTTCTTCACCGCCTGGTTCTTCGT TTACGAGGTCACCTCCACCAAATACACTCGGGATATCTACAAAGAGCTCCTCATCTCTTTGGTGGCCTCGCTCTTCATGGGCTTTGGAGTGCTCTTCCTGCTGCTCTGGGTCGGCATCTACGTGTGA
- the FEN1 gene encoding flap endonuclease 1 → MGIQGLAKLIADVAPSAIRENDIKSYFGRKVAIDASMSIYQFLIAVRQGGDVLQNEEGETTSHLMGMFYRTIRMMENGIKPVYVFDGKPPQLKSGELAKRSERRAEAEKQLQQAQAAGAEGEVEKFTKRLVKVTKQHNDECKHLLSLMGIPYLDAPSEAEASCAALVKAGRVYAAATEDMDCLTFGSPVLMRHLTASEAKKLPIQEFHLSRVLQELGLNQEQFVDLCILLGSDYCETIRGIGPKRAVDLIQKHKSIEEILRRLDPNKYPVPENWLHKEAQQLFLEPEVLDPESVELKWSEPNEEELVKFMCGEKQFSEERIRSGVRRLSKSRQGSTQGRLDDFFKVTGSLSSAKRKEPEPKGSAKKKAKTGAAGKFKRGK, encoded by the coding sequence ATGGGAATTCAAGGACTGGCCAAACTGATTGCCGACGTGGCCCCCAGTGCCATCCGGGAGAATGACATCAAGAGCTACTTTGGCCGCAAGGTGGCTATCGATGCCTCCATGAGCATTTACCAGTTCCTAATAGCTGTTCGCCAAGGGGGGGATGTGCTGCAGAATGAGGAGGGTGAGACCACCAGCCACCTGATGGGCATGTTCTATCGCACCATCCGAATGATGGAGAACGGCATCAAGCCCGTGTACGTTTTTGACGGCAAGCCGCCACAGCTGAAGTCAGGGGAGCTGGCCAAACGCAGCGAGCGGCGGGCTGAGGCGGAGAAGCAGCTGCAGCAGGCCCAGGCTGCTGGGGCCGAAGGGGAGGTGGAGAAGTTTACGAAGCGGCTGGTGAAGGTCACCAAGCAGCACAATGATGAGTGCAAGCATCTCCTGAGCCTCATGGGCATCCCATACCTCGATGCGCCCAGCGAGGCTGAGGCCAGCTGCGCCGCCCTGGTGAAGGCCGGCAGAGTCTACGCCGCGGCCACCGAGGACATGGATTGCCTGACCTTTGGCAGCCCCGTGCTCATGCGGCACCTGACTGCTAGCGAGGCCAAGAAGCTGCCCATCCAGGAGTTCCACCTGAGCCGGGTTCTGCAGGAGCTGGGCCTGAACCAGGAGCAGTTTGTGGATCTGTGCATCCTGCTGGGCAGTGACTACTGTGAGACCATTCGGGGCATTGGGCCCAAGCGGGCCGTGGACCTCATCCAGAAGCACAAGAGCATCGAGGAGATCCTGCGTCGGCTCGACCCCAACAAGTACCCTGTGCCGGAAAACTGGCTCCACAAGGAGGCCCAGCAGCTCTTCCTGGAGCCCGAGGTGCTGGACCCGGAGTCTGTGGAGCTGAAGTGGAGCGAGCCGAACGAAGAAGAGCTCGTCAAGTTCATGTGTGGTGAAAAGCAGTTCTCCGAGGAGCGAATCCGCAGCGGGGTCAGGAGGCTGAGCAAGAGCCGCCAGGGCAGCACCCAGGGCCGCCTGGATGATTTCTTCAAGGTGACCGGCTCCCTCTCTTCAGCTAAGCGCAAGGAGCCAGAACCCAAGGGGTCCGCTAAGAAGAAGGCCAAGACTGGGGCAGCAGGGAAGttcaaaaggggaaaataa
- the FADS1 gene encoding acyl-CoA (8-3)-desaturase isoform X1: MAPETPAQGPIPRYFTWDEVAQRSGRDKERWLVIDRKVYNISEFTRQHPGGSRVISHYAGQDATDPFVAFHINKGLVRKYMNSLLIGELSPEQPSFEPTKNKELTEEFRALQATVERMGLMKANPVFFLLYLLHILLLDVAAWLTLWLFGTSFLPFLLCAVLLGTVQAQAGWLQHDFGHLSVFSTSTWNHLLHHFVIGHLKGAPASWWNHLHFQHHAKPNCFRKDPDINMHPFFFALGKILSVELGKQKKKYMPYNHQHRYFFLIGPPALLPLYFQWYIFYFVIQRKKWVDLAWMISFYVRIFLTYVPLLGLKGFLGLFFMVRFLESNWFVWVTQMNHIPMHIDYDRNVDWVSTQLQATCNVHKSAFNDWFSGHLNFQIEHHLFPTMPRHNYHKAAPLVQSLCAKHGVEYQSKPLFSAFADIVHSLRESGQLWLDAYLHQ; this comes from the exons ATGGCCCCCGAGACCCCGGCCCAGGGGCCTATCCCGCGCTACTTCACCTGGGACGAGGTGGCGCAGCGCTCGGGACGCGACAAAGAGCGGTGGCTCGTGATTGACCGGAAGGTGTACAACATCAGCGAGTTCACCCGCCAGCACCCCGGGGGCTCCCGGGTCATCAGCCACTACGCGGGTCAGGACGCCACG GATCCCTTTGTGGCGTTCCACATCAACAAGGGCCTTGTGAGGAAGTATATGAACTCTCTCCTGATTGGAGAACTGTCTCCGGAGCAGCCCAGCTTTGAGCCCACTAAGAAT AAAGAGCTGACTGAGGAGTTCCGGGCGCTGCAGGCCACAGTGGAGCGGATGGGGCTCATGAAGGCGAACCCTGTCTTCTTCCTGCTGTACCTGCTGCACATCCTGCTGCTGGATGTTGCTGCCTGGCTCACTCTTTGGCTCTTTGGGACatccttcctgcccttcctcctctgtgcAGTGCTGCTCGGCACAGTTCAG GCCCAGGCTGGCTGGCTGCAGCATGACTTTGGACACCTGTCCGTCTTCAGCACCTCTACATGGAACCACCTGCTACATCATTTCGTGATTGGCCACCTGAAG GGGGCCCCTGCCAGTTGGTGGAACCACCTGCACTTCCAGCACCATGCCAAGCCCAACTGCTTCCGCAAAGACCCGGACATCAACATGCACCCCTTCTTCTTTGCCTTGGGGAAGATCCTCTCTGTGGAG CttgggaaacagaagaaaaagtacaTGCCGTACAACCACCAGCACAGATACTTCTTCCTGA TTGGGCCCCCAGCCTTGCTGCCTCTCTACTTCCAGtggtatattttctattttgttatccAGAGGAAGAAGTGGGTG GACTTGGCCTGGATGATCAGCTTCTACGTCCGCATCTTCCTCACTTACGTGCCGCTGCTGGGACTGAAAGGCTTCCTGGGCCTTTTCTTCATGGTCAG GTTCCTGGAAAGCAACTGGTTTGTTTGGGTGACACAGATGAACCACATCCCCATGCACATTGATTACGACAGGAACGTGGACTGGGTCTCCACCCAG CTCCAGGCAACATGCAACGTCCATAAGTCGGCCTTCAATGACTGGTTCAGTGGCCACCTCAACTTCCAGATTGAGCACCA TCTTTTCCCCACGATGCCTCGACACAATTACCACAAAGCGGCTCCCCTGGTGCAGTCCCTGTGTGCCAAGCATGGCGTAGAGTACCAGTCCAAGCCCCTGTTCTCAGCCTTTGCCGACATTGTCCA CTCACTGAGAGAGTCCGGGCAGCTCTGGCTAGATGCCTATCTCCACCAGTAA
- the FADS1 gene encoding acyl-CoA (8-3)-desaturase isoform X2 encodes MAPETPAQGPIPRYFTWDEVAQRSGRDKERWLVIDRKVYNISEFTRQHPGGSRVISHYAGQDATDPFVAFHINKGLVRKYMNSLLIGELSPEQPSFEPTKNKELTEEFRALQATVERMGLMKANPVFFLLYLLHILLLDVAAWLTLWLFGTSFLPFLLCAVLLGTVQGAPASWWNHLHFQHHAKPNCFRKDPDINMHPFFFALGKILSVELGKQKKKYMPYNHQHRYFFLIGPPALLPLYFQWYIFYFVIQRKKWVDLAWMISFYVRIFLTYVPLLGLKGFLGLFFMVRFLESNWFVWVTQMNHIPMHIDYDRNVDWVSTQLQATCNVHKSAFNDWFSGHLNFQIEHHLFPTMPRHNYHKAAPLVQSLCAKHGVEYQSKPLFSAFADIVHSLRESGQLWLDAYLHQ; translated from the exons ATGGCCCCCGAGACCCCGGCCCAGGGGCCTATCCCGCGCTACTTCACCTGGGACGAGGTGGCGCAGCGCTCGGGACGCGACAAAGAGCGGTGGCTCGTGATTGACCGGAAGGTGTACAACATCAGCGAGTTCACCCGCCAGCACCCCGGGGGCTCCCGGGTCATCAGCCACTACGCGGGTCAGGACGCCACG GATCCCTTTGTGGCGTTCCACATCAACAAGGGCCTTGTGAGGAAGTATATGAACTCTCTCCTGATTGGAGAACTGTCTCCGGAGCAGCCCAGCTTTGAGCCCACTAAGAAT AAAGAGCTGACTGAGGAGTTCCGGGCGCTGCAGGCCACAGTGGAGCGGATGGGGCTCATGAAGGCGAACCCTGTCTTCTTCCTGCTGTACCTGCTGCACATCCTGCTGCTGGATGTTGCTGCCTGGCTCACTCTTTGGCTCTTTGGGACatccttcctgcccttcctcctctgtgcAGTGCTGCTCGGCACAGTTCAG GGGGCCCCTGCCAGTTGGTGGAACCACCTGCACTTCCAGCACCATGCCAAGCCCAACTGCTTCCGCAAAGACCCGGACATCAACATGCACCCCTTCTTCTTTGCCTTGGGGAAGATCCTCTCTGTGGAG CttgggaaacagaagaaaaagtacaTGCCGTACAACCACCAGCACAGATACTTCTTCCTGA TTGGGCCCCCAGCCTTGCTGCCTCTCTACTTCCAGtggtatattttctattttgttatccAGAGGAAGAAGTGGGTG GACTTGGCCTGGATGATCAGCTTCTACGTCCGCATCTTCCTCACTTACGTGCCGCTGCTGGGACTGAAAGGCTTCCTGGGCCTTTTCTTCATGGTCAG GTTCCTGGAAAGCAACTGGTTTGTTTGGGTGACACAGATGAACCACATCCCCATGCACATTGATTACGACAGGAACGTGGACTGGGTCTCCACCCAG CTCCAGGCAACATGCAACGTCCATAAGTCGGCCTTCAATGACTGGTTCAGTGGCCACCTCAACTTCCAGATTGAGCACCA TCTTTTCCCCACGATGCCTCGACACAATTACCACAAAGCGGCTCCCCTGGTGCAGTCCCTGTGTGCCAAGCATGGCGTAGAGTACCAGTCCAAGCCCCTGTTCTCAGCCTTTGCCGACATTGTCCA CTCACTGAGAGAGTCCGGGCAGCTCTGGCTAGATGCCTATCTCCACCAGTAA